The genomic DNA TCGATCGTTTCGTTGACGTTCAAGTTCCCCTTGGTGATGTGCGCTCCGTTAAGCGCGTAGAAGCCGGGCAGCGACGTTACGATCGGTGGCAGTTTTTGCGAGTAGTCGATCGTGGGAAGCGCCATCACATGTTTGGCTCGGCTGATCTGAAACGCTTGCACTTGATCGCGCGAGAAATGGGAGTACATCTTTTCCAGCGTCGATAGGAATCGCTCCTGGATCTCCGCGTCCGATTCCTGCAGCCCGGGATCGCTGTCGGGCAGGTACTTCGGTAGATAGACCAACGCGTGCCCGCCAAGTTCCTTGCGGTCGACGATCGTCGACATCTCGATCACCGCTGTCAACGGGACCCAGTCGTCGGTGATGTTGGTGACATAATAAGGACTGATCGATTCGCTCAACAGCATCGACGCGCAGACAACTCCGATATATTCGACGCCCTGTAAACGCTGGTGCTCGTCTTCAGTCAACTCGGGACAGTGCTGGCTGATGATCGGCGAAGGGATCGTGCTGATCACGTTGTCAAACCGCTCGATCCGCCCGTCGCCAAAGTCGACGTCTAATCCGCCCGCCTCGCAGCGCGTGATCGATTGCACCCCATGGCTGCTCAACAACCGCACGCCATTGCCGCGCAACGTTTCGACAAACCTATCGATGATCCGCGCATACCCGCCCGGGACATAGCCAAACATCTCGGTTTTGATCCCGCTGCGACGGGCTTTGTACATCCGCGAGATGTAGGACCAGATAAAGGCGGCGGAAGCTTTTTGATAGGTCTCGCCTAACTTGGCCCGCAGCAACGGCAGCCAGATCTTTTCAAAGGTCCCTTTGCCGCTGAGCCGTTTCAGAAAATCGGCGACGTGAATCTGTTCCAATCGCCGCCAATTCCGCAGCTTGGACGTATAGAAGATCGTCCCGCCGAGTCGCAACTTTTCGATCAGGGTCAGCGGCGGGAAGTTCAGGAACTCCCAAGAGTTCGACATCGAATAGAGCTGTCCGCCACTGAAGAACCCCGTCTTGGTCGTCACCCAACGGATCTCGTGTTCGAGATCGAGTTCCTTCAACAGACCGCGTAGATGCGAATCCGACAGCAGCGTGACGTGATAGAAGCGATCCCAGACGACATCGCCTAGAGAACAAGCGGAGGTCAGCCCGCCAAAACTTGGTGCGGCTTCGCAAACGCTGACCTCTTGGCCGCGCTGCGACAACCGATGGGCCAGCGTCAGTCCCGCCATCCCGCCGCCGACGACAAGCCACTTCGATTTTCCAGGATCATTCTCGGACATCGTGCCTCAACAGATTCCGCCGGTTCATCCACGATCCGGCAACGGTAGATCGAGATGTTTTCGTTAGGGCTTGGCGATCAGATCGGCAAGATATTTAGCCGGCTTGGAACGCAGTTCATCGCCCCCGCCAGGAAAGCCCAGCGAGGCGGTGAAGAAGACGACGATCGCATGCTCGCGTGGATTCAAGTAGCCCGCTTCTCGCAGGTCGCCGCCCAAGATCTTGATCGAAACCGCAACCGCGATATCGCGGACTTGTATCTCGATCCGATCGTGAGTGTCCCCGGGCTGGTCGGTCCCGATGGGCATTCGCCGCGCATCGTTACGCAGCGGTTCCAGTCGCGCCACGTCGCTTGGGTCGCCATATTTTGCGATCACCAACAACGCTTGCTCCAGCCCCTCGCCATATTTTGGGTCGATGATCTCTGGCCCCGTCAACTCTTCTCCGGCGGCGACAAATTCGGCCACGATATCGCGAGCCAATTCAACCGATTCCGGAACGCGATGCTGCAACGCAAAATACATAGCTTGCGGTTGATACGACACGCTGGCGCGACGCATCCAGAAACCGACAAGCTTCTGGTAGACCGGGGCCAGCATCGCATCCTTTAATGTCTCGCTGGTGACGGGGCTGTTCATGATCCGCACGATCACGCGTTCAACGCCCGGCGGGATTGGAGCGGATCGATCGCCGCAGGTTAAAAGCAACGCCACAGCATCGCCACGCTCCGGCGGCAGGAACTCCAGCATCATCCGGCGGACGACCAGATCGGCAGCTTTGTTTGCCGCAACCATCCTCAGCCCCGGGCCTTTGTCCAATTCTTCCATCAGCTCGCGATGTTGCCGCGACGCATCGACAAATAGTTCCCGAGCCGCATTGCTGTCGCCGATCAAACGCCGCGCGTAGTCCCAGCCCTCCATCTCGTCGCTCGCTCCCGACAGGAACGCCATCACCGCCGATTCAAAATCGTTGTTGCTCAACCGCGACATCAGGATCCGAATTCGCAACTGGACCTCTGGGTCGGGCGTATCGGCAGCGGCGGCCAACATCGGGATCGCACGTTCACCAAATTCGATCAGCCCCGCGACAGCTTCCTCGCGGATGGCAAATTTCGAGGACGACAGATCGGCGATCAACGCATCGATCCGCTGCCGATCGGCGGCGGTTAAAACGGTGACCTCTTTGACGGTCCCCTTTTTATCAGCCGCTTTCGTATCGGAACCCGCAGCTGGTTGTTCGTCGTCGACTGGCGCAGCCGGTTCCGATGGGGATGCCTGACCAGCCGACGGAACCGCTTCGTTCTCGGGGGGCTGAGCTGACGCAACACCCGCCGGTAGACAGATCAGCAAAACGAGCAATCGATGGAGCGTGGGCGATTTGAATTTTTCGCGAGTATTCAATGAAGCATGCCTCAAACGGGGTGCTCGGAATTCAACGATTGAAGCCATCGTGTGGCTCGTGCGACGACCTGGCGGCAACGGCTGCTGCGAAGCGGAAACTACAGCACAACCAAGTTACGCATTGGGGACACAAAAATCAAAAGCCAGCCGAGCAACCATCGTCGCTAATCCAGCGTTTCCAACGGCAGACAGCAGCGATGCCACCAATGACAGTGCAGCCCCGACGCCGTCCCGGGGAACACTCCGCGACGCCGCTTGGAGGTCTGCATACATATAAAGGAACCGGCGGTTGGCCGCTTGGCAAGCTGCGTCAACTTTATCAGTTAATCTTAGCACGGGAAGCGTCGCTAGCGGAGAATCGTTAAAGCCGCATATTAAAGGGTTGTCGTCGACGCAGGGCGTGGCTAGATTGAGAGGGTACAGGGATTTGCGGCCGCTTGCAGCCTTCACTGCTAAACAGCCACTCGAATGCTTGGTATACCGCCTGCGGTCTGCCCATGATGCTATCGAGTCTCGCACAGCCGCAGCCCCTTGCATGGGACGAGCGGCTTTTTTCGTAAGCAGTTTGAAATGTACCGACTGCGGCACGCTGCTCGCCCGCGGTTCAAAACACGCGTTACGGAAAGCGATACCTCAGCATGGCTACCGACACAGTGGAACAAAACAGCGAAAAGCAAACTCCGGCGAAACAAACTCCGGCGAAGCAGGGCATGAGCACCAAAAGTGTGCATGCGGGCGAAGACCGTCAGAAGCCGGGGGACGCGATCGCCGATCCGATCTTCTGTTCATCGACCTTCACCTTTCGAACCACCGACGATGTGATCGATTACTGCGAAGGACGCAGCGACCGCGAGGAATATGGTCGTTACGGCAACCCGAACGAACGGAGCGTCGAACGCAAACTGGCGGCGCTCGATTGTGGCGAAGCAGCGATCGTTTACGGCAGCGGAATGGCGGCGATCGTGGGCCTGTTGATGGCCAAGTTGAACGCTGGCGACGAGATCGTCTTCTTCGATCAATGTTACCACCGCAGCCGAGAATTCTGCAGCAAGCATCTGGCCCGCTTCGGCGTCGTCACGCGGCAAGTTCCCACCGGCGACTACGATGCGATGGAAGCTGCGATCAACGAAAATACGCGGATGTTGGTCAGCGAATCGCCGACCAATCCGCATCTGACCTGCATCGATCTGGAACAGTTCGTGGCGTTGGGCAAGGCGCACGAAGTCGAAACTTTGATCGATGCGACGTTGGCAACTCCTTACAACATCCAACCGCTGGAATTTGGCGTCGATTACGTGTTGCACTCGGCGACCAAATATCTCGGCGGCCACAACGATCTGTTGGCGGGCGTGATCGTCGGCAGTGCCGAAGCGTTGGACCCGGTCCGCAATCTGCGCGGGATCATGGGTGCGGTGAACTCTCCGCACAACATGTATCTGTTGGAACGTGGGCTGAAGACGTTTGAACTTCGCATGCAGCGGCACAACGCCAACGGTCAAGCGATCGCCGAATTCTTGGAATCGCACCCGCGCGTCGAACGCGTTTATTACCCCGGTCTGAAGTCGCATCCGACTCACGAGATCGCGACCCAGACGATGCGTGGTTTCGGCGGCTTGGTCACCTTTACGATCAAAGACGCAGATATGCGGCAGACGGCGAACATCGTCGATGCCGCGAAGATCCCACGGATCGCACCGAGCCTGGGTGGAGTCGAATCGCTGATCGAGCAACCGTTGGTGATGAGCTACTACAAATGCACGCCAGAACAGCGGGCGTCGTATGGCATCGCCGACAACATGATCCGCATGTCGTGCGGCATCGAAAACACCGAAGACCTGATCGCCGATCTCGACCAAGCGTTGCAGGCGTAACGGTTCGACGATCGGACGACCTTCCAATCGACAACGGCCAGGCTTCTCGCAGCCTGGCCTTTTTTCGTGCCCGGTCCGAAGAAGCGTTCTCGCGAATTGGGAACCTGCGATCTCGGCGACGGAGTCGAATTTTGCCCGCCGTTTCAAGCAGCAGCGTCGATTTGCTGAAATACAAAAACACTGATCGCTCTGCTTGAGTTTCGCGACGGACGCGAAAACATCGGGTAGACTCAAAGGTATGATCCGGCAACCGATCCGCGGCTGTCGGTCACTTTTCGTCATCCACAGGAAACGCAACGCATGTCGGCGGACGCTTCAGGATC from Rosistilla oblonga includes the following:
- a CDS encoding NAD(P)/FAD-dependent oxidoreductase, yielding MSENDPGKSKWLVVGGGMAGLTLAHRLSQRGQEVSVCEAAPSFGGLTSACSLGDVVWDRFYHVTLLSDSHLRGLLKELDLEHEIRWVTTKTGFFSGGQLYSMSNSWEFLNFPPLTLIEKLRLGGTIFYTSKLRNWRRLEQIHVADFLKRLSGKGTFEKIWLPLLRAKLGETYQKASAAFIWSYISRMYKARRSGIKTEMFGYVPGGYARIIDRFVETLRGNGVRLLSSHGVQSITRCEAGGLDVDFGDGRIERFDNVISTIPSPIISQHCPELTEDEHQRLQGVEYIGVVCASMLLSESISPYYVTNITDDWVPLTAVIEMSTIVDRKELGGHALVYLPKYLPDSDPGLQESDAEIQERFLSTLEKMYSHFSRDQVQAFQISRAKHVMALPTIDYSQKLPPIVTSLPGFYALNGAHITKGNLNVNETIDLADEKLNDLVWPDFLSRCGSR
- a CDS encoding trans-sulfuration enzyme family protein, whose amino-acid sequence is MATDTVEQNSEKQTPAKQTPAKQGMSTKSVHAGEDRQKPGDAIADPIFCSSTFTFRTTDDVIDYCEGRSDREEYGRYGNPNERSVERKLAALDCGEAAIVYGSGMAAIVGLLMAKLNAGDEIVFFDQCYHRSREFCSKHLARFGVVTRQVPTGDYDAMEAAINENTRMLVSESPTNPHLTCIDLEQFVALGKAHEVETLIDATLATPYNIQPLEFGVDYVLHSATKYLGGHNDLLAGVIVGSAEALDPVRNLRGIMGAVNSPHNMYLLERGLKTFELRMQRHNANGQAIAEFLESHPRVERVYYPGLKSHPTHEIATQTMRGFGGLVTFTIKDADMRQTANIVDAAKIPRIAPSLGGVESLIEQPLVMSYYKCTPEQRASYGIADNMIRMSCGIENTEDLIADLDQALQA